The following proteins are encoded in a genomic region of Arachis ipaensis cultivar K30076 chromosome B02, Araip1.1, whole genome shotgun sequence:
- the LOC107625005 gene encoding uncharacterized protein LOC107625005: MNTKTMRLPPRRVLTPSGPKRKEREDPFERPKPITTTTSSKLLKPDRPTPRPVLEPITTTTPTAAATSPSTSSPSSVKGFESTTPSNQLLAGFLAHEYLTKGTLLGQPWAQSWPESPIVAEKEDCSEKGGAATTTATTASKVCRETEEQRERYAKVASLFKCDGVHLPGVVNPAQLARYLHL; the protein is encoded by the coding sequence ATGAATACCAAAACGATGCGCCTCCCCCCTCGTCGCGTGCTGACACCTAGTGGACCTAAACGAAAAGAGAGAGAAGACCCGTTTGAAAGGCCCAAGCCCATAACCACAACAACCTCATCGAAATTACTTAAGCCAGACAGGCCCACACCTCGGCCCGTTTTAGAGCCCATCACCACAACAACACCAACAGCAGCAGCTACATCCCCATCAACATCAAGCCCAAGCAGCGTCAAGGGTTTTGAATCGACAACTCCGTCTAATCAATTATTAGCTGGGTTCCTGGCCCACGAGTATCTCACCAAAGGGACCCTCCTGGGCCAACCGTGGGCCCAATCCTGGCCCGAAAGCCCAATTGTAGCGGAGAAAGAGGACTGCAGCGAGAAAGGAGGAGCGGCTACGACGACGGCGACAACAGCCTCCAAAGTGTGCCGTGAGACGGAGGAGCAGAGGGAAAGGTACGCGAAAGTAGCGAGCCTGTTCAAGTGCGACGGGGTCCACCTTCCTGGAGTGGTGAACCCTGCCCAGCTGGCTCGCTACTTACACTTGTGA